A single genomic interval of Chloracidobacterium validum harbors:
- a CDS encoding electron transfer flavoprotein subunit alpha/FixB family protein, whose protein sequence is MANGVLVFAEQRDGAFKKATYEALSEGARLAEKLGQPLSAVVIGSTIGHLAGEAAHYGASTVYVADVAPLAKYSTDGYAKVLVEAIHTAQPAVVLAPATAMGKDLAPRVAARLDVGLASDVVETQVENGVLTVVRPVYAGKAFATVTFRRSPAFATLRPNVFPAAAPDTSRTAEVRSIGATIVDAPQARVTDILAAAKGKIELTEASIIVSGGRGIKGPENYYLIQNLADALGGAAGASRAVVDAGWVDHSHQVGQTGKTVSPTLYIACGISGAIQHLAGMSSSKFIVAINKDPEAPIFKIADYGIVGDLFEVVPKLTEQVKTLRQN, encoded by the coding sequence ATGGCGAATGGAGTTTTGGTTTTTGCTGAGCAGCGCGATGGTGCATTCAAGAAAGCAACGTATGAAGCCCTATCGGAAGGGGCACGTCTCGCCGAAAAGCTGGGACAGCCACTGAGTGCGGTGGTTATCGGTTCAACTATCGGGCACCTGGCCGGTGAAGCCGCGCACTATGGCGCCAGCACGGTTTATGTCGCGGATGTTGCACCGTTGGCAAAATACTCAACGGACGGCTACGCCAAAGTGCTTGTGGAGGCGATTCACACAGCACAGCCGGCTGTCGTGTTGGCTCCGGCAACGGCGATGGGCAAAGATTTGGCGCCACGGGTCGCGGCTCGGCTGGATGTCGGACTAGCCTCGGATGTCGTTGAAACACAGGTTGAAAACGGCGTGCTAACCGTCGTCCGCCCGGTCTATGCGGGCAAGGCCTTTGCCACGGTGACATTCCGCCGGTCGCCGGCCTTTGCCACGCTGCGCCCGAATGTGTTCCCGGCTGCCGCGCCGGACACCAGCCGCACGGCCGAAGTCAGGTCCATTGGCGCAACGATTGTGGATGCGCCCCAGGCGAGGGTGACGGATATCTTGGCTGCGGCCAAAGGTAAGATCGAGCTCACCGAAGCCAGTATCATTGTCTCTGGCGGACGGGGCATCAAGGGACCTGAAAACTACTACCTGATTCAGAACTTGGCCGATGCCCTGGGTGGCGCGGCCGGCGCGTCGCGCGCTGTCGTGGATGCCGGCTGGGTTGATCACTCACACCAAGTCGGGCAGACTGGCAAAACAGTCAGCCCAACACTGTATATCGCCTGTGGCATCTCCGGTGCGATTCAACACCTCGCTGGCATGTCGTCCTCAAAGTTCATTGTGGCGATCAACAAAGACCCCGAAGCGCCGATTTTCAAGATTGCCGACTATGGCATTGTTGGCGACTTGTTTGAGGTCGTTCCTAAGCTAACGGAGCAGGTCAAGACCTTGCGCCAGAACTAA
- a CDS encoding electron transfer flavoprotein subunit beta/FixA family protein: MKITVCIKAVPETDTRIKIAADGCSIERTDVKFIISPYDEFALEEAVRLKESKGGQVIALSLGGDEVPNLLREALARGADEAIHISSAGIATDDPLCVGKTLAAALKALTPDIVFFGKHGVGGDNQQVHAIVAEKLGWPQVTVVTKLEVGDGRLRAEREIEGGIEVVETVLPAVIGAQKGLNEPRYPKLQSIMQAKKKPLVTKSLADFGLSAADVGPEAAGLTTLALRLPPPRQAGRKITGDPGQQASELLSALQSEVKVI; encoded by the coding sequence GTGAAAATTACTGTTTGTATCAAAGCCGTACCGGAAACCGACACCCGCATTAAAATTGCGGCCGACGGTTGCTCAATCGAGCGGACGGATGTGAAGTTCATCATTAGCCCCTACGACGAATTCGCGCTTGAAGAAGCCGTTCGACTCAAGGAGTCCAAAGGTGGGCAGGTAATTGCCCTGTCGCTCGGTGGCGACGAGGTACCGAATCTCCTGCGCGAGGCCCTGGCGCGTGGCGCCGACGAAGCCATTCACATTTCGAGTGCTGGTATCGCAACCGATGACCCCCTCTGCGTCGGCAAAACCTTGGCGGCGGCACTCAAGGCGCTGACGCCCGACATCGTTTTCTTTGGCAAACATGGGGTTGGCGGCGACAACCAGCAAGTCCACGCCATTGTTGCCGAAAAACTTGGCTGGCCACAGGTCACAGTCGTCACGAAGCTTGAAGTCGGCGACGGACGGCTGCGCGCTGAACGAGAGATTGAAGGCGGTATCGAAGTCGTTGAAACGGTGCTTCCGGCGGTCATTGGCGCTCAGAAGGGTCTCAATGAGCCGCGCTATCCAAAACTGCAAAGCATCATGCAGGCTAAGAAAAAGCCTTTGGTAACGAAAAGTTTAGCTGATTTTGGGCTATCCGCGGCTGACGTCGGGCCAGAAGCGGCCGGACTGACCACGCTGGCGCTTCGCTTACCGCCGCCGCGCCAGGCAGGACGCAAAATCACGGGCGATCCTGGGCAACAAGCCAGTGAGCTGTTGTCAGCGCTGCAAAGTGAAGTCAAAGTCATCTAG
- a CDS encoding succinate--CoA ligase subunit alpha, whose amino-acid sequence MGILVDENTHVVVQGITGREGSFVTNEMLRYGTKVLAGVTPGKGGEVVHGVPVYDTFKQALAAHPTINTSLVYVPPLSAKDAAIEAISNGIRLINIITERVPVHDTADLYSYAVSKGARVVGPTSVGILTPGKCKLGPIGGTNPDFQFKPGRIGIVSKSGSMTSETAWVLCQAGFGISTALSVGGDVIACSTFADLLPLFESDPDTDAVVMFGEPGGVYEEQAAELVKAGGFTKPLIAFIAGKFADAMPSGITFGHAGAIMEQGMGSPRQKVEALRAAGVRVADVHHEITALVAEALSERRATV is encoded by the coding sequence ATGGGTATCTTGGTTGATGAGAACACACACGTTGTCGTACAGGGCATCACCGGTCGAGAGGGTTCATTTGTCACCAACGAGATGCTGCGCTACGGCACGAAGGTGCTGGCCGGCGTGACGCCGGGCAAGGGGGGCGAAGTCGTCCACGGCGTGCCGGTTTACGATACCTTCAAGCAGGCGCTGGCGGCCCATCCAACAATCAACACATCGCTCGTTTACGTGCCGCCACTTTCGGCCAAGGACGCTGCCATCGAAGCCATTAGCAACGGTATCCGGCTGATCAACATCATCACGGAGCGCGTTCCGGTTCACGACACGGCAGACTTGTATTCCTACGCGGTCAGCAAAGGCGCGCGGGTGGTCGGTCCAACCTCGGTTGGGATTTTGACGCCAGGCAAGTGCAAGCTTGGCCCCATCGGCGGAACAAATCCAGACTTCCAGTTCAAGCCAGGACGCATTGGCATTGTCAGCAAGTCTGGCTCGATGACCAGCGAGACGGCTTGGGTGCTGTGCCAGGCCGGATTCGGTATCAGCACGGCCCTGAGCGTTGGCGGGGATGTCATCGCCTGCTCGACCTTCGCCGACTTACTGCCGCTCTTTGAGTCCGATCCAGACACCGACGCCGTCGTGATGTTTGGCGAGCCGGGTGGCGTGTATGAAGAACAAGCGGCAGAGTTGGTCAAAGCCGGGGGGTTCACGAAACCGCTCATCGCTTTCATTGCTGGAAAATTTGCCGACGCCATGCCGTCAGGGATTACCTTTGGGCATGCCGGGGCCATCATGGAACAAGGCATGGGAAGTCCGCGCCAAAAGGTCGAAGCGCTCCGGGCCGCCGGTGTTCGCGTGGCGGATGTCCATCACGAGATTACGGCGCTGGTGGCCGAAGCCCTATCTGAGCGGAGAGCAACTGTTTAG
- a CDS encoding ATP-grasp domain-containing protein, translated as MNLYEYEGKSLFKKYGIRVPEGIFINAPQNTGNIEAFVEEVGEVAVKAQVLAGKRGKAGGIRFCKTAEGAELAVELLLHATIHGSESVGVLVEQRLSIVGEYYLSLTFDGYHRAPVVILSQQGGVDVEELTHRHPEKTVIRPIDSIFGLPEWKAREIAAEAGFREERMRKMADLMVRAYRCFRENDIRLLEINPVIETPKMNFFAADAVVILDDDAMTRHRDFNYPPRGGLGRPLTERELQAKLIDQNDYRGVAGKYIELDGDIAMMSAGGGGSITNMDALISYGGRPANYTEYGGNPPAEKVEKLTRVVLSKPGLTACWHVGAVANNTRVDITMEGFIAGLRAIRPPFPIVVRRGGPGWDEARAALERAREELHLDMTIFGPEMPMTESAKIVIQKSEEYKNKLRSLNC; from the coding sequence ATGAATCTCTACGAATACGAAGGCAAGTCGCTCTTCAAGAAGTATGGCATCCGCGTGCCGGAGGGTATCTTCATCAATGCCCCGCAAAACACTGGAAATATCGAGGCATTTGTTGAAGAAGTTGGCGAAGTTGCCGTCAAGGCGCAGGTTCTTGCCGGTAAACGCGGCAAGGCCGGTGGCATCCGGTTCTGTAAAACGGCCGAAGGCGCTGAGTTGGCCGTAGAACTCCTCCTGCACGCCACGATTCACGGCTCGGAATCGGTTGGCGTTCTGGTTGAGCAGCGACTGTCCATCGTTGGGGAGTATTATCTCTCGCTGACATTTGACGGCTATCACCGCGCGCCGGTGGTGATCTTGAGTCAGCAAGGTGGCGTGGATGTCGAGGAACTCACGCATCGTCACCCGGAAAAAACGGTCATCCGTCCGATTGACTCCATTTTCGGATTGCCGGAGTGGAAAGCGCGCGAGATTGCGGCTGAAGCCGGGTTTCGTGAGGAGCGCATGCGCAAGATGGCCGACCTGATGGTGCGCGCTTACCGCTGTTTCCGTGAGAATGACATCCGGTTGCTTGAAATCAACCCGGTCATCGAAACGCCTAAAATGAATTTTTTTGCCGCCGACGCCGTTGTGATCCTGGACGATGACGCCATGACGCGCCACCGGGATTTCAACTATCCACCGCGTGGCGGACTCGGACGCCCGCTGACCGAACGCGAGTTACAAGCCAAACTGATTGACCAGAATGACTACCGGGGCGTGGCTGGCAAATACATCGAACTCGATGGCGATATTGCCATGATGAGCGCCGGTGGCGGTGGCTCAATCACCAATATGGACGCCCTGATCAGCTATGGCGGCCGCCCGGCCAACTACACGGAATATGGTGGCAACCCACCGGCTGAGAAAGTCGAAAAGCTGACGCGGGTGGTGCTCTCCAAACCTGGACTAACGGCTTGTTGGCACGTGGGGGCGGTGGCGAACAACACCCGTGTGGACATCACGATGGAAGGCTTCATTGCTGGACTCAGAGCCATTCGCCCACCATTTCCGATTGTCGTCCGGCGTGGCGGCCCAGGCTGGGATGAGGCCCGGGCAGCGCTTGAGCGCGCGCGCGAGGAACTCCACTTGGATATGACCATCTTTGGCCCGGAAATGCCGATGACCGAAAGCGCCAAAATCGTCATTCAAAAAAGTGAGGAGTATAAAAACAAGCTACGCAGCCTGAACTGCTAA
- a CDS encoding UbiA-like polyprenyltransferase: MMSTVLRNVKTTCEMIKIEHTLFALPFAFLGAFLAARGLPRLDQLLWITVAMVGARSAAMAFNRLVDEPYDAANPRTANRALPARLVSRSFVAGFTVAAATLLFLAAAMLNPLALWLSPIALGSVLFYSYTKRFTSFSHIVLGWCLAIAPAGAWVAIRGTLDDTAVLLALCVLLWTAGFDILYACQDYDFDRQHPTLHSIPKWLGIARAMQVARGLHAAMFAALVGLVWMTGLGWLALVGVLATGGLLIHQHRLVSPSDLSRLDAAFFTTNAFVSVILFLTLGADVAFLSR, encoded by the coding sequence ATGATGTCCACCGTACTGCGCAACGTCAAAACGACCTGCGAGATGATCAAGATCGAGCACACGCTGTTTGCGTTGCCGTTTGCTTTTCTAGGGGCGTTTCTCGCAGCGCGCGGACTGCCCCGGCTCGACCAACTCCTCTGGATCACCGTCGCGATGGTTGGGGCGCGCAGTGCCGCCATGGCCTTCAACCGCCTGGTGGATGAACCCTATGATGCAGCCAATCCGCGGACGGCCAATCGGGCGCTTCCCGCTCGATTGGTGAGCCGAAGTTTCGTGGCCGGCTTCACGGTGGCGGCCGCCACGCTGCTCTTTCTGGCCGCTGCGATGCTCAATCCACTGGCACTTTGGCTTTCGCCGATTGCGCTTGGTTCGGTGCTTTTTTATTCCTACACCAAGCGTTTTACGTCGTTTTCCCACATCGTACTCGGCTGGTGCCTGGCCATTGCCCCAGCCGGGGCCTGGGTGGCTATCCGGGGAACACTCGACGACACGGCCGTGCTGCTCGCGCTTTGCGTCCTGCTCTGGACGGCCGGCTTTGACATTCTTTACGCCTGCCAGGATTACGACTTTGACCGACAACACCCAACCCTGCATTCTATTCCGAAGTGGCTTGGGATTGCGCGGGCCATGCAGGTCGCGCGGGGTCTCCACGCCGCGATGTTTGCCGCTCTCGTTGGTCTTGTGTGGATGACCGGACTCGGCTGGCTCGCGTTGGTTGGGGTGCTCGCAACGGGCGGCTTGCTCATTCACCAGCACCGACTGGTTAGCCCATCCGACCTGTCGCGCCTCGATGCCGCTTTCTTTACCACCAATGCCTTCGTCAGTGTGATTTTGTTTCTCACCCTGGGCGCAGACGTAGCCTTCCTCAGCCGCTAA
- the hemW gene encoding radical SAM family heme chaperone HemW, whose protein sequence is MASTSHIGSLGDAPQTMPRIGVYVHFPFCVTKCTYCAFVTRSYDHVLAERYVRALEQELRHFAEACATVPLAFPTRQADTLYVGGGTPSRLTPSQLARVLQSCRATFDFAPDTEVTLEINPGDAQPDRLEAYRALGVTRLSLGVQSFSDRDLALTGRDHSAQAAKRAFQAARNAGFDNISLDLIAGLPEQTLSDWRANLTEALALEPEHLSLYLLEVKAQTTLARQLATGRLPALDEDAAAEMYLVLLETLTQAGFDAYEISNFARPGYRARHNLKYWTDVPYAAFGVGAHGYDGDERYWNSERLEDYCSQIEQRHHAVITRTQRSAHDRWHEELMLGLRLDEGVAVAPLCAKHGIDLSAYRLVLDDLQAAGLVVITPDRLRLTIRGRLLSNEVFLAFL, encoded by the coding sequence ATGGCAAGCACCTCCCACATCGGCAGCCTTGGTGACGCTCCTCAAACCATGCCTCGGATTGGCGTGTACGTTCATTTTCCGTTTTGTGTCACGAAGTGTACCTACTGCGCCTTTGTGACGCGCAGCTATGACCACGTTCTGGCAGAGCGTTACGTCCGGGCACTTGAACAAGAGTTGCGGCACTTCGCGGAAGCTTGCGCCACCGTTCCACTGGCCTTTCCAACACGCCAGGCGGATACGCTCTATGTCGGTGGCGGGACCCCTTCCCGCCTCACGCCATCTCAACTCGCGCGCGTGCTACAGTCCTGCCGAGCCACCTTCGACTTTGCTCCCGACACTGAAGTTACCCTTGAAATCAATCCCGGTGATGCCCAACCAGATCGCCTGGAAGCCTATCGCGCACTCGGCGTGACGCGCTTGAGCTTGGGCGTCCAGTCCTTCAGTGACCGCGATCTGGCACTCACCGGACGCGACCACAGCGCACAAGCCGCCAAGCGCGCCTTCCAGGCCGCGCGAAACGCTGGCTTCGATAACATCAGCCTTGACCTGATTGCCGGACTCCCTGAGCAAACCCTGTCTGACTGGCGCGCAAACCTGACCGAAGCGCTCGCCCTCGAACCAGAGCACCTTTCCCTTTACCTGCTGGAAGTCAAGGCGCAGACAACGCTGGCCCGCCAACTGGCCACGGGACGCCTTCCGGCGCTCGATGAGGACGCGGCCGCCGAAATGTACCTTGTGTTGCTGGAGACCTTGACGCAAGCCGGGTTTGACGCCTACGAGATTTCAAACTTCGCGCGCCCAGGCTATCGCGCGCGACACAATCTGAAGTACTGGACTGACGTGCCCTACGCGGCCTTTGGTGTCGGAGCGCACGGCTATGATGGGGATGAGCGCTATTGGAACAGCGAACGCCTGGAAGACTATTGCTCACAAATCGAGCAGCGCCATCACGCCGTAATAACCCGTACCCAACGCTCGGCACACGACCGCTGGCACGAAGAACTCATGCTTGGACTGCGCCTGGACGAAGGGGTAGCGGTCGCGCCGCTGTGCGCCAAGCATGGGATTGACCTCAGCGCCTACCGCTTGGTGCTCGATGATTTGCAGGCGGCCGGCCTGGTTGTGATAACGCCGGATCGGCTTCGCCTCACGATTCGCGGACGACTTCTGTCAAATGAAGTTTTTCTAGCGTTTTTATGA
- the pyrE gene encoding orotate phosphoribosyltransferase translates to MEALDMRRLLQETGALLTGHFLLSSGLHSPNYVQCARLLQFPTVAEPVGQALGARLQAVGGEPDVIVAPAIGGIVIAHEVARALGVRCVFVEREQGVMTLRRGFTLAEGERAFVVEDVVTTGGSTRETMAVVSQAGARTLAVGAIIDRSGGQSGFELPFASLIALSVPTYHATDCPLCQAGLPLIKPGSRTFKASE, encoded by the coding sequence ATGGAAGCGCTTGATATGCGCCGCTTGTTGCAGGAGACCGGCGCGCTGTTGACCGGCCACTTCCTGTTGAGTTCTGGCTTGCATAGCCCAAACTATGTGCAGTGCGCCCGCTTGCTTCAGTTTCCGACGGTGGCCGAGCCGGTTGGGCAAGCGTTGGGTGCGCGCTTGCAGGCAGTTGGCGGGGAGCCGGATGTCATTGTGGCGCCGGCGATTGGCGGCATCGTGATCGCCCATGAAGTGGCGCGCGCGCTGGGCGTCAGGTGTGTCTTTGTCGAGCGGGAACAAGGCGTGATGACCCTCCGGCGCGGCTTCACGCTCGCGGAGGGCGAGCGCGCGTTCGTCGTCGAGGATGTCGTCACGACCGGTGGTTCAACCCGCGAGACCATGGCCGTGGTGAGCCAGGCTGGGGCGCGGACACTGGCGGTTGGCGCAATCATTGACCGCAGCGGCGGTCAGTCCGGTTTTGAGTTACCCTTTGCGTCCTTGATTGCATTGAGCGTTCCAACTTACCATGCCACAGACTGTCCGTTATGCCAGGCCGGCCTGCCACTCATCAAACCTGGAAGTCGCACCTTCAAAGCCAGCGAGTAA
- a CDS encoding cytochrome P450, whose amino-acid sequence MEATLPTSTGKRLAPMPPDQHWLFGSFLPVRNDLLNFYTRMFRELGDIIRFRGLPGLYWHLVLHPAYVEHVLLRNQQNYRKGKVFDGPIGLITGNGLLTSDGDFWRRQRKLMQPSFHRQALTGFVTTMAAETETLFARWDAHAHRGEPFDVAQEMAALTLGIAGLTLFSTPVGESADAFGQNLRTAFDFVGFKMRPTLPVPLWVPTPSNLRFKAARRRLDAVVYQIIERRRKTLNPPPDLLTMLMAARDEDTGEAMSDLQLRDEVITLLLAGHETTAITLTWAFYVLTQEPVVAERLYEEVRSVLRGAEATVEDLRRLPYTRMVIEETMRLYPPAWGLPREAINEDEIGGYYIPGRTLVALNQFLTHRHPDFWEDPERFDPERFSPERAVGRPMFAYFPFGGGQRVCIGSQFALMEATLVLAMLTQRYRFKLVPGHPIEFDTLFTLRPKHGVRVICERRAGEPSAANLS is encoded by the coding sequence ATGGAAGCTACATTGCCAACCTCCACCGGCAAGCGGCTCGCGCCAATGCCGCCAGACCAACACTGGTTGTTTGGGAGTTTTCTCCCGGTGCGCAACGACCTGCTGAATTTCTACACGCGCATGTTTCGTGAACTGGGGGACATCATCCGGTTTCGCGGCTTGCCGGGACTGTACTGGCATCTCGTGCTGCACCCGGCCTATGTCGAGCACGTGCTGCTCCGCAATCAGCAAAACTACCGCAAGGGGAAGGTCTTTGACGGCCCCATCGGGTTGATTACCGGCAATGGGCTTCTGACCAGTGACGGTGATTTCTGGCGTCGGCAGCGCAAGCTCATGCAGCCATCGTTTCACCGCCAAGCGCTCACCGGATTTGTCACTACGATGGCCGCGGAAACTGAAACGCTCTTCGCTCGGTGGGATGCTCACGCCCACCGTGGTGAGCCGTTTGATGTTGCCCAGGAGATGGCCGCGTTGACGCTGGGCATTGCCGGACTTACGCTTTTCTCAACGCCCGTTGGGGAATCGGCCGACGCCTTTGGGCAAAACCTGCGAACCGCGTTCGATTTCGTTGGTTTCAAGATGCGTCCAACGCTGCCGGTGCCATTGTGGGTGCCAACGCCGTCGAACCTGCGCTTCAAGGCGGCCCGCCGCCGCCTGGACGCGGTGGTGTATCAAATCATCGAGCGGCGGCGGAAAACCCTCAACCCCCCGCCGGATTTGCTGACGATGCTGATGGCCGCCCGGGATGAAGATACTGGTGAGGCCATGAGCGACCTTCAGCTACGGGATGAAGTCATCACGCTCCTGCTTGCCGGGCATGAAACCACAGCTATTACACTGACCTGGGCATTTTACGTCCTGACCCAGGAGCCGGTCGTTGCGGAGCGTTTGTACGAGGAAGTTCGGTCGGTGCTGCGTGGGGCAGAGGCGACCGTCGAGGACCTCCGGCGCTTGCCGTACACCCGCATGGTGATTGAAGAAACCATGCGGTTATATCCTCCGGCGTGGGGGTTGCCCCGCGAAGCAATCAATGAGGATGAAATCGGCGGCTACTACATCCCAGGGCGGACGCTGGTGGCGCTCAATCAGTTTTTGACCCACCGCCACCCAGATTTTTGGGAAGACCCGGAGCGGTTTGATCCAGAGCGATTTTCACCAGAACGTGCAGTTGGCCGTCCAATGTTTGCCTACTTCCCCTTTGGCGGCGGCCAGCGGGTGTGTATCGGGAGCCAGTTTGCGCTCATGGAAGCGACGCTTGTGCTGGCGATGCTCACGCAGCGTTATCGGTTCAAGCTTGTGCCGGGGCATCCCATCGAGTTCGACACGCTGTTCACGCTCCGGCCTAAGCATGGCGTGCGTGTCATTTGTGAGCGGCGGGCAGGGGAGCCGTCGGCAGCGAATCTTTCGTGA